One Triticum dicoccoides isolate Atlit2015 ecotype Zavitan chromosome 5B, WEW_v2.0, whole genome shotgun sequence genomic window carries:
- the LOC119312025 gene encoding uncharacterized protein LOC119312025 isoform X2, whose product MAAHTHKRPLGAVAPEQEQETPCSPSKRLRRAGLIVMWLEKGKARVVTIGQMAQMLRQSQLDVANSVMERLPNILERVLGEHFGAFQSSIMGCIEDKVQLIVQTKMQEQQAASLPSGVSEPPRHVSERFPETGSDTGVVKLCFDVAGPKDTLFTRCPVWKNGANAKVAILQNEKQITQGDLSKLQIEILPVHADFFTGQEDFTKDEFNKQIYMYKGKELVLATVSLSNGESSLGSFSFPESSHGKKLRLTARVKRQDLTVRVQEAISDPFVVKDRRSESNEKSPIPSKEDDIHQLKKICLKGKHWNNLVEKNITKVKHLLRHYHKDDFGLQKLAGMKKGDWNTMIEHATTCVPGDEIYSYWVPEDNCQILFNDFYDLVGKMTDIYVPYSVNDVDQFPQLKVKNWKMSAYKKFEDLENSGGLIPDYFLSNGRLVPAAPPNNGASTSKNQTTAEFGEQQPFLQQSGFPLAQIFAKNVAALSSQEGPPFAQCSYEQVAHQELYQQDPSILCNGIPPYLTHGNIDGQGSFSAWSISPSHNFAPAEEDNSMTRANLTAQHNGYSSSLMTAAPGVVSQGTSSLNHDQAGIVNASYTMEELLGVAEAHVADQAFVPANNDLPNSNNQSPGYEYDGGIW is encoded by the exons ATGGCGGCGCACACGCACAAGCGGCCGCTCGGCGCCGTCGCGCCGGAGCAGGAGCAGGAGACGCCATGTTCCCCGAGCAAGCGGCTGCGGCGGGCGGGGCTCATCGTCATGTGGCT GGAGAAGGGCAAGGCGAGGGTGGTCACCATCGGGCAGATGGCGCAGATGCTTCGCCAGTCGCAGCTCGACGTGGCAAACTCGGTCATGGAGAGGCTCCCCAACATACTCGAGAGAGTTTTGGGGGAGCATTTTGGTGCTTTCCAGAG TTCTATTATGGGATGCATAGAAGATAAGGTTCAATTGATTGTACAGACAAAG ATGCAGGAACAACAAGCTGCTTCGCTTCCTAGTGGAGTTTCTGAGCCTCCTAG GCATGTATCGGAACGCTTTCCTGAAACTGGAAGCGACACTGGAGTCGTCAAGCTATGTTTTGATGTTGCAGGACCAAAAGATACACTTTTCACTCGTTGTCCAGTATGGAAGAATGGAGCAAATGCTAAAGTAGCAATACTTCAAAATGAGAAGCAGATCACACAGGGTGATCTTTCTAAATTGCAAATTGAGATTTTACCTGTTCATGCTGATTTCTTTACTGGACAAGAGGATTTCACCAAAGATGAATTCAACAAGCAAATATATATGTATAAAGGGAAAGAGTTGGTCTTGGCAACTGTTAGTCTATCAAACGGCGAGTCCTCTCTTGGTTCATTCTCCTTTCCAGAGAGCTCCCACGGGAAAAAGTTAAGATTGACAGCTCGAGTGAAAAGGCAGGATCTTACTGTCAGAGTTCAGGAAGCAATCTCTGATCCTTTTGTCGTCAAAGACCGTCGAAGTGAAT CAAATGAGAAGAGTCCTATTCCATCCAAGGAAGACGATATACATCAACTGAAGAAAATTtgcttaaagggaaaacattggaaTAACCTTGTGGAGAAAAATATTACAAAAGTGAAGCACTTGTTGCGCCATTATCATAAAGATGATTTTGGTCTCCAAAAG CTTGCTGGCATGAAGAAGGGGGATTGGAATACCATGATTGAACATGCTACCACGTGTGTTCCTGGGGATGAGATATATTCCTATTGGGTTCCAGAGGATAATTGTCAAATCTTATTCAATGATTTCTATGATCTTGTCGGTAAGATGACTGATATCTATGTTCCTTACAGCGTCAATGACGTCGATCAGTTTCCACAG CTTAAAGTGAAGAACTGGAAAATGTCTGCATACAAGAAATTTGAGGATCTGGAGAACTCGGGGGGTCTTATCCCTGATTATTTCCTGAGTAACGGCCGCCTTGTCCCGGCAGCGCCTCCGAACAACGGTGCCAGTACTTCCAAAAATCAAACTACTGCAGAATTTGGTGAGCAACAACCATTTCTGCAGCAGAGTGGATTCCCACTGGCACAGATCTTTGCAAAAAATGTTGCTGCTCTTTCGAGTCAAGAAGGACCACCATTTGCACAGTGCAGTTACGAACAGGTTGCGCATCAAG AACTATATCAGCAGGATCCTTCTATACTGTGTAATGGAATTCCTCCCTATTTGACCCATGGAAACATCGATGGTCAGGGATCATTCTCAGCCTGGTCAATCAGCCCATCCCACAATTTTGCACCA GCTGAAGAGGACAATTCAATGACTCGTGCAAATCTAACTGCCCAACACAATGGATACTCAAGCTCCTTGATGACTGCTGCTCCTG GTGTAGTTAGTCAGGGAACCTCTTCACTTAACCATGATCAGGCTGGCATCGTCAATGCGTCATATACAATGGAA GAATTGCTAGGAGTAGCAGAAGCACATGTGGCAGATCAGGCCTTCGTACCAGCTAACAACG ACCTGCCGAATTCTAACAACCAATCTCCTGGTTATGAATATGATGGTGGCATCTGGTGA
- the LOC119312025 gene encoding uncharacterized protein LOC119312025 isoform X1: MAAHTHKRPLGAVAPEQEQETPCSPSKRLRRAGLIVMWLEKGKARVVTIGQMAQMLRQSQLDVANSVMERLPNILERVLGEHFGAFQSSIMGCIEDKVQLIVQTKMQEQQAASLPSGVSEPPRHVSERFPETGSDTGVVKLCFDVAGPKDTLFTRCPVWKNGANAKVAILQNEKQITQGDLSKLQIEILPVHADFFTGQEDFTKDEFNKQIYMYKGKELVLATVSLSNGESSLGSFSFPESSHGKKLRLTARVKRQDLTVRVQEAISDPFVVKDRRSESNEKSPIPSKEDDIHQLKKICLKGKHWNNLVEKNITKVKHLLRHYHKDDFGLQKLAGMKKGDWNTMIEHATTCVPGDEIYSYWVPEDNCQILFNDFYDLVGKMTDIYVPYSVNDVDQFPQLKVKNWKMSAYKKFEDLENSGGLIPDYFLSNGRLVPAAPPNNGASTSKNQTTAEFGEQQPFLQQSGFPLAQIFAKNVAALSSQEGPPFAQCSYEQVAHQELYQQDPSILCNGIPPYLTHGNIDGQGSFSAWSISPSHNFAPAEEDNSMTRANLTAQHNGYSSSLMTAAPGVVSQGTSSLNHDQAGIVNASYTMEELLGVAEAHVADQAFVPANNADLPNSNNQSPGYEYDGGIW; encoded by the exons ATGGCGGCGCACACGCACAAGCGGCCGCTCGGCGCCGTCGCGCCGGAGCAGGAGCAGGAGACGCCATGTTCCCCGAGCAAGCGGCTGCGGCGGGCGGGGCTCATCGTCATGTGGCT GGAGAAGGGCAAGGCGAGGGTGGTCACCATCGGGCAGATGGCGCAGATGCTTCGCCAGTCGCAGCTCGACGTGGCAAACTCGGTCATGGAGAGGCTCCCCAACATACTCGAGAGAGTTTTGGGGGAGCATTTTGGTGCTTTCCAGAG TTCTATTATGGGATGCATAGAAGATAAGGTTCAATTGATTGTACAGACAAAG ATGCAGGAACAACAAGCTGCTTCGCTTCCTAGTGGAGTTTCTGAGCCTCCTAG GCATGTATCGGAACGCTTTCCTGAAACTGGAAGCGACACTGGAGTCGTCAAGCTATGTTTTGATGTTGCAGGACCAAAAGATACACTTTTCACTCGTTGTCCAGTATGGAAGAATGGAGCAAATGCTAAAGTAGCAATACTTCAAAATGAGAAGCAGATCACACAGGGTGATCTTTCTAAATTGCAAATTGAGATTTTACCTGTTCATGCTGATTTCTTTACTGGACAAGAGGATTTCACCAAAGATGAATTCAACAAGCAAATATATATGTATAAAGGGAAAGAGTTGGTCTTGGCAACTGTTAGTCTATCAAACGGCGAGTCCTCTCTTGGTTCATTCTCCTTTCCAGAGAGCTCCCACGGGAAAAAGTTAAGATTGACAGCTCGAGTGAAAAGGCAGGATCTTACTGTCAGAGTTCAGGAAGCAATCTCTGATCCTTTTGTCGTCAAAGACCGTCGAAGTGAAT CAAATGAGAAGAGTCCTATTCCATCCAAGGAAGACGATATACATCAACTGAAGAAAATTtgcttaaagggaaaacattggaaTAACCTTGTGGAGAAAAATATTACAAAAGTGAAGCACTTGTTGCGCCATTATCATAAAGATGATTTTGGTCTCCAAAAG CTTGCTGGCATGAAGAAGGGGGATTGGAATACCATGATTGAACATGCTACCACGTGTGTTCCTGGGGATGAGATATATTCCTATTGGGTTCCAGAGGATAATTGTCAAATCTTATTCAATGATTTCTATGATCTTGTCGGTAAGATGACTGATATCTATGTTCCTTACAGCGTCAATGACGTCGATCAGTTTCCACAG CTTAAAGTGAAGAACTGGAAAATGTCTGCATACAAGAAATTTGAGGATCTGGAGAACTCGGGGGGTCTTATCCCTGATTATTTCCTGAGTAACGGCCGCCTTGTCCCGGCAGCGCCTCCGAACAACGGTGCCAGTACTTCCAAAAATCAAACTACTGCAGAATTTGGTGAGCAACAACCATTTCTGCAGCAGAGTGGATTCCCACTGGCACAGATCTTTGCAAAAAATGTTGCTGCTCTTTCGAGTCAAGAAGGACCACCATTTGCACAGTGCAGTTACGAACAGGTTGCGCATCAAG AACTATATCAGCAGGATCCTTCTATACTGTGTAATGGAATTCCTCCCTATTTGACCCATGGAAACATCGATGGTCAGGGATCATTCTCAGCCTGGTCAATCAGCCCATCCCACAATTTTGCACCA GCTGAAGAGGACAATTCAATGACTCGTGCAAATCTAACTGCCCAACACAATGGATACTCAAGCTCCTTGATGACTGCTGCTCCTG GTGTAGTTAGTCAGGGAACCTCTTCACTTAACCATGATCAGGCTGGCATCGTCAATGCGTCATATACAATGGAA GAATTGCTAGGAGTAGCAGAAGCACATGTGGCAGATCAGGCCTTCGTACCAGCTAACAACG CAGACCTGCCGAATTCTAACAACCAATCTCCTGGTTATGAATATGATGGTGGCATCTGGTGA
- the LOC119310258 gene encoding calmodulin-binding protein 60 D-like yields MAAHKRPLEAAAAEQEAPRSPRKRLRQTVLLVMRLERRRARAATVGQMVRQQAQLDRAKLFVFLMLLVSRLCSVERLLQQLRNLLPGAFRSLTVSIQDPIRSTVQTEMQGRQAASLPNRISEPPRHIPEGFPETGGNTRVKLRFVDVDRPEDPIYTGYPVQWLNKKDARVAVFENDRQITQGDLSKLQIEILAVHAEFFTERGQADFTKEEFNKQICIHKGNESVLTTVNLANGAAYIGSVIFTESSQRKRLRLTARVKGQDLDVRVQEAITDPFVVKVGRSKQNRKSYPPSKEEAVYRLEKISLKGKHCTLLSEKNITTVKQFMRHYYRGESALQKLLDMKEDWSTLIKHATTCDPGLEIYSFIVEENTELLFNDFYNLVGMMIGGLYFPVNGLNQFQQIIVNKWKMSAYKKFDERENSGGLTPDYFMTNGGPKLEIDIR; encoded by the exons ATGGCGGCGCACAAGCGGCCGCTGGAGGCCGCcgcggcggagcaggaggcgccgcGGTCCCCGAGGAAGCGGCTGCGCCAGACGGTGCTCCTCGTGATGCGGCT ggagaggaggagggcgagagcGGCCACCGTCGGGCAGATGGTTCGCCAGCAG GCGCAGCTCGACAGGGCAAAGCTGTTCGTGTTTCTCATGCTGCTCGTCTCGCGCCTTTGCTCAGTGGAGAGGCTCCTTCAGCAGCTCCGCAACCTACTGCCAGGTGCTTTTAG ATCTTTGACGGTATCCATACAAGATCCAATTCGATCAACTGTACAGACAGAG ATGCAGGGACGACAAGCAGCCTCGCTTCCTAATCGCATTTCTGAGCCTCCCAG GCACATACCAGAAGGTTTTCCTGAAACTGGAGGCAACACTCGAGTCAAACTGCGCTTTGTCGATGTTGACAGACCAGAAGATCCTATTTACACTGGTTATCCAGTACAATGGCTGAATAAAAAAGATGCTAGGGTAGCGGTATTTGAAAATGATAGGCAAATCACGCAGGGCGACCTTTCTAAATTGCAAATTGAGATTTTAGCAGTCCATGCTGAATTCTTTACTGAGCGAGGACAAGCGGACTTCACCAAAGAGGAATTCAACAAGCAGATATGTATACATAAGGGGAATGAGTCAGTCTTGACAACTGTTAATCTAGCAAATGGTGCGGCCTATATTGGTTCCGTCATATTTACAGAGAGCTCCCAGAGGAAAAGGTTAAGATTGACAGCACGAGTGAAAGGACAGGATCTTGATGTCAGAGTTCAAGAAGCAATCACTGATCCTTTTGTTGTCAAAGTCGGCCGAAGTAAAC AAAACAGAAAGAGTTATCCTCCATCTAAAGAAGAAGCGGTATACCGTTTGGAGAAGATTTCCCTAAAGGGAAAACATTGTACTCTCCTTTCTGAAAAGAATATTACTACGGTGAAGCAATTCATGCGTCATTATTACAGAGGTGAATCTGCTCTCCAAAAG CTTCTTGACATGAAGGAGGATTGGAGTACCTTGATTAAACATGCCACCACGTGTGATCCTGGGCTTGAGATCTATTCTTTTATTGTTGAGGAAAATACTGAACTCTTATTCAATGATTTCTATAATCTTGTTGGTATGATGATCGGTGGATTATATTTTCCTGTCAATGGCCTTAATCAGTTTCAGCAG ATTATAGTGAACAAGTGGAAAATGTCTGCGTATAAGAAATTTGACGAGCGGGAGAACTCAGGGGGTCTTACCCCTGATTACTTCATGACCAATGGCGGCCCT AAGCTGGAGATCGATATCCGTTGA
- the LOC119312027 gene encoding photosystem I reaction center subunit III, chloroplastic produces the protein MAALAASMATSTAFAAKPRLARPPARLSVSCSASSGDNNTPSLSASIKTFSAALALSSVLLSSAATSPPPAAADIAGLTPCKESKAFAKREKQSVKKLNSSLKKYAPDSAPALAIQATIEKTKRRFENYGKFGLLCGSDGLPHLIVSGDQRHWGEFITPGVLFLYIAGWIGWVGRSYLIAVSGEKKPAMREIIIDVELAARIIPRGFIWPVAAYRELINGDLVVDDADIGY, from the coding sequence ATGGCCGCCCTCGCCGCCTCCATGGCCACCTCCACGGCCTTCGCCGCCAAGCCGCGCCTGGCCCGCCCGCCGGCGCGCCTCTCCGTCTCCTGCTCCGCGTCCAGCGGCGACAACAACACCCCCTCCCTCTCCGCCTCCATCAAGACCTTCTCGGCGGCCCTGGCGCTCTCGTCCGTGCTCCTCTCCTCCGCCGCCACCTCCCCGCCGCCGGCGGCCGCCGACATCGCCGGCCTGACCCCGTGCAAGGAGTCCAAGGCGTTCGCCAAGCGGGAGAAGCAGTCGGTGAAGAAGCTCAACTCGTCGCTCAAGAAGTACGCGCCCGACTCGGCGCCGGCGCTCGCCATCCAGGCCACCATCGAGAAGACCAAGCGCCGGTTCGAGAACTACGGCAAGTTCGGCCTGCTCTGCGGCTCCGACGGCCTGCCCCACCTCATCGTCAGCGGCGACCAGCGGCACTGGGGCGAGTTCATCACCCCGGGCGTGCTCTTCCTCTACATCGCGGGGTGGATCGGGTGGGTCGGCCGCAGCTACCTCATCGCCGTCAGCGgcgagaagaagcccgccatgcgggaGATCATCATCGACGTCGAGCTCGCCGCCAGGATCATCCCGAGGGGCTTCATCTGGCCCGTCGCCGCCTACCGCGAGCTCATCAACGGCGACCTCGTCGTCGACGACGCCGACATCGGCTACTAA
- the LOC119312026 gene encoding cysteine-rich receptor-like protein kinase 29, protein MDDASLEPTAELPLDLLREITDGFSEERKLGSGTYGEVYLGVHQDGQKIAVKRIYDMPGVDDKQFQNELKNLTRLRHRNIVRLVGYCHHIQEVPAIYEGKLVLAEKIHRALCLEYMSNGSLENYISDECDKYDWHTGYGMIKGICHGLKYLHTELKPPIYHLDLKPANILLDENMVPRIADFGISRLIGDERTRATKSTLGTQGYLPPEYILYNYISSKFDIFSLGVVIIKIMSGRSGYYKIADMSPQEFTNLVHENWTNRLHEASNLMKAHSEQVKICIQIGLRCVNSDRHKRPSIQDIVNRLNETETECTYAARKDRSLIYEVISPSTTTLATDRLTRLGVRMEDTTAMPATELDGLLAMAGVRMEDTTAMPAMELDGLLAMAGVRMEDTTAMPATELDGLLAMAREPEARVDGDQGTPGANRELYAELAGPVDYAVRLAGSSPRGGKAGRRARVNDRLKRGRKVAAVRKQVRVAPIPDLGPPDDGYSWRKYGQKDILGAAYPRAYFRCTHRDTQGCQATKQVQRADAGPLLFEIVYHGLHTCARATMLLAGTDQQRPASFGQEQQNSPAAAPEGI, encoded by the exons ATGGACGATGCAAGTTTGGAGCCAACGGCTGAGCTGCCGCTCGATTTATTACGAGAAATTACAGATGGTTTCTCCGAGGAGCGAAAGCTTGGTAGTGGTACGTATGGAGAGGTTTACTTG GGAGTGCATCAAGATGGGCAAAAGATTGCTGTGAAGAGGATCTATGATATGCCAGGAGTTGACGACAAGCAATTTCAGAATGAGTTGAAAAACCTTACAAGGCTCCGGCACCGGAATATTGTGCGGTTAGTTGGCTATTGCCACCATATTCAGGAAGTGCCAGCAATATATGAAGGAAAATTGGTTCTTGCTGAAAAGATACATAGGGCGCTCTGCTTGGAGTATATGTCTAATGGAAGCCTTGAAAATTATATTTCTG ATGAATGTGATAAATATGATTGGCACACAGGCTATGGAATGATTAAGGGGATTTGCCACGGTTTGAAATACCTCCACACTGAGTTAAAGCCACCTATTTATCATTTGGATTTAAAGCCAGCCAACATATTGCTGGATGAGAACATGGTTCCCAGAATTGCGGATTTTGGGATATCAAGGCTCATTGGCGATGAACGAACGCGAGCTACAAAAAGTACTTTAGGAACACA AGGGTACTTACCGCCGGAATACATACTCTACAATTATATCTCAAGTAAGTTTGACATATTCAGCCTGGGTGTTGTAATCATAAAGATAATGTCAGGACGTTCGGGCTACTACAAAATCGCTGACATGTCTCCCCAGGAATTCACTAATCTT GTGCATGAAAATTGGACAAACAGGCTACATGAAGCATCGAATCTGATGAAGGCACATTCCGAACAAGTGAAGATATGCATTCAAATAGGTTTAAGGTGTGTGAACAGTGATCGACATAAAAGGCCATCTATACAGGATATTGTCAATAGATTGAACGAGACAGAAACTGAGTGTACGTATGCGGCAAGAAAGGACCGGTCATTGATTTACGAG GTGATATCTCCTTCGACAACAACGCTAGCCACTGATCGACTGACTAGACTTGGCGTGCGCATGGAGGACACGACGGCGATGCCGGCGACGGAGCTGGACGGGCTGCTGGCCATGGCCGGTGTGCGCATGGAGGACACGACGGCGATGCCGGCGATGGAGCTGGACGGGCTGCTGGCCATGGCCGGTGTGCGCATGGAGGACACGACGGCGATGCCGGCGACGGAGCTGGACGGGCTGCTGGCCATGGCCAGGGAGCCAGAGGCGCGGGTCGACGGCGATCAGGGCACGCCGGGCGCCAACAGGGAGCTCTACGCCGAGCTGGCCGGGCCCGTCGACTATGCCGTGCGCCTCGCCGGCAGCAGCCCACGTGGAGGCAAAGCTGGCCGCAGGGCGCGCGTGAACGACCGGCTAAAGAGGGGCAGGAAGGTAGCGGCGGTGAGGAAGCAGGTCCGGGTGGCGCCGATTCCGGACCTGGGCCCGCCCGACGACGGGTACAGCTGGCGGAAGTACGGCCAGAAGGACATCCTCGGCGCCGCGTACCCGCGGGCCTACTTCCGGTGCACGCACCGGGACACGCAGGGCTGCCAGGCCACCAAACAGGTGCAGCGCGCCGATGCCGGCCCGCTGCTCTTCGAGATAGTGTACCATGGCTTGCACACCTGCGCTCGGGCCACCATGCTCCTGGCCGGCACGGATCAGCAGCGGCCTGCTTCCTTCGGCCAGGAACAGCAGAACTCGCCGGCTGCGGCGCCGGAAGGGATTTAG